Proteins encoded within one genomic window of Candidatus Effluviviaceae Genus V sp.:
- a CDS encoding acetyl-CoA carboxylase carboxyltransferase subunit alpha yields the protein MVGWLEFEKPLLELEQRIDELKSFADEENIDVVRELKRLEAKAEDLRQDIYGKLSRWQVTQIARHPRRPYTLDYLNELSSDFIELHGDRRFGDDPAIVSGLAVMGNRRVVVVGHQKGRDTKENIRRNFGMANPEGYRKALRVMQLAARFGRPIVTFVDTPGAYPGVGAEERGQAEAIAWNLHEMSRLPVPIVVVVIGEGGSGGALGIGVGDRVLMLEYSIYSVISPEGCASILFRDAAKAQTAAEAMKVTAPDLAELDVIDEIVREPLGGAHRDWKSAAGKVGEAVERHLAELSRVGPEELVRRRLDKFMAMGRFRES from the coding sequence ATGGTCGGCTGGCTCGAGTTCGAGAAGCCGCTCCTGGAACTGGAACAGAGGATCGACGAGCTCAAGAGCTTCGCCGACGAGGAGAATATCGACGTCGTGAGGGAGCTCAAGCGCCTCGAGGCCAAGGCGGAGGACCTCAGGCAGGACATATACGGCAAGCTCTCCCGCTGGCAGGTCACACAGATCGCCCGGCATCCCAGAAGACCTTACACCCTCGACTATCTGAACGAGCTCTCGTCCGATTTCATCGAACTCCACGGCGACAGGCGTTTCGGCGACGATCCTGCGATCGTCTCGGGGCTGGCCGTCATGGGGAACAGGCGCGTCGTGGTCGTGGGCCACCAGAAGGGCCGCGACACGAAGGAGAACATCCGCCGCAACTTCGGGATGGCCAATCCGGAGGGCTACCGGAAGGCCCTCCGGGTCATGCAGCTGGCGGCGAGGTTCGGCCGTCCGATCGTCACGTTCGTCGACACGCCGGGCGCGTATCCCGGTGTCGGCGCCGAGGAGCGTGGGCAGGCCGAGGCCATCGCGTGGAACCTCCACGAGATGTCGAGGCTGCCGGTGCCGATCGTCGTTGTCGTCATCGGCGAGGGCGGCAGCGGAGGAGCGCTGGGCATCGGCGTCGGCGACCGGGTGCTGATGCTGGAGTACTCCATCTACTCGGTCATCTCGCCCGAGGGATGTGCCTCGATCCTCTTCCGCGACGCAGCGAAGGCGCAGACGGCCGCCGAGGCGATGAAGGTCACGGCGCCCGATCTTGCGGAGCTCGATGTGATCGACGAGATCGTCCGGGAGCCTCTGGGCGGTGCGCACAGGGACTGGAAATCGGCGGCCGGAAAGGTGGGGGAGGCCGTCGAACGCCATCTGGCGGAGCTCTCCCGCGTCGGACCCGAGGAGCTCGTGCGGAGGAGACTCGACAAGTTCATGGCGATGGGGCGGTTCCGGGAGTCTTGA
- the dnaE gene encoding DNA polymerase III subunit alpha, whose amino-acid sequence MKHADFVHLHCHSEYSLLDGACRIDRMVAAAREFRMPALAITDHGTMFGAIEFYATAMEAGVKPIIGMEAYVDPVPLSQEREGRRSDGYHHLVLLARNAVGYRNLMRLSTAGFIDGFYYKPRIDRELLEQSAEGLIATTACLKGRPAQALLAGNEEAARAAIVDLAGIFGEGGFYLEIHNHGLPEEQLVREGYARLGRELGVPLVAANDCHYITRDAAASHDVLLCIQTGKEIDDGSRMRMPNDEFYMKSPDEMKALFAEYPEACANTVEIAEKCNLSLEFGTVHMPRFPLPEGRSSAGEHLEALAREGLERRYDELTSEIEERFQKELGLIDEMGFSGYFLIVHDFINEARRRGIPVGPGRGSAAASIVSYALGITQLDPLHYGLVFERFLNPARRSMPDFDIDFCYERRDEIIEYVTEKYGRESVAQVITFGTMQARAAVRDVGRVLKFPYSEVDRVAKLIPRELSITLDEALEKEPELKALVDADERYRRLIDYARDLEGLARHASTHAAGVIIAPGRIEEWSPLFRSSRDEITTQYAMKSLAKIGLLKFDFLGLRTLTVIHDALEMIRENHDVELEPGDIPLDDAETYDMLSTGHTVGVFQLESSGMRDLVRKMRPERIEDVIAVNALFRPGPLRSGMVDDFVKRKHGRQKVTYIHPTVEPVLKETHGVIAYQEQVMQLASSVAGFSMSQADVLLNAMRKKLEDQMVVQREDFIRGAVERDVPKKKAEAIFEQMGHFAGYGFNKAHSASYAVLAVRTGYLKTHYPAEFMAATLTSEMHNSDRIVALINECRRMGIRVLPPNVNRGRAGFRATPSGDIEYGLAAVKNVGRSAVESLVRAREDDGPFTDLFDLTSRIDLRLINKRVLESLAAAGALDQLHGHRAQLFTAAGAAHDIGQRAQRERDSGQMSLLDSLAGEEQAARPRKLPEVDPWSDIETLGREKSVLGLYVSGHPLTRYERELTSFATATIADLGELEDGEPVRIGGIVEVIKTTTDRKGERMAFVTVEDFTGRVELLVFAGCYAKKQHELVRDATIIVDGRISTREEEEPKIIVENIVPLSRAYQQFVERVVISLSTPGLEEESLLDLRDLLERHPGRIPVELSVKTAAGQVVTVETGGLRVEPSRRLAEVLGEHVGESNVRFTGSTAGAKVPEPAF is encoded by the coding sequence ATGAAGCACGCCGATTTCGTTCATCTGCACTGCCACTCTGAATACAGCCTGCTCGACGGTGCCTGCCGCATCGACCGCATGGTGGCCGCCGCCCGCGAGTTCCGTATGCCCGCGCTGGCGATCACCGATCACGGAACGATGTTCGGCGCGATAGAGTTCTACGCCACCGCGATGGAGGCGGGCGTCAAGCCGATCATCGGCATGGAGGCCTACGTCGATCCGGTTCCTCTGTCTCAGGAGCGCGAAGGGCGCCGGAGCGATGGATACCATCATCTCGTTCTGCTTGCCAGGAACGCGGTCGGCTACAGGAACCTCATGCGTCTCTCGACCGCGGGGTTCATCGACGGCTTCTACTACAAGCCCCGCATCGATCGGGAGCTCCTCGAGCAGTCCGCTGAGGGGCTCATCGCCACGACGGCCTGTCTGAAGGGCCGCCCCGCCCAGGCGCTTCTCGCGGGGAACGAGGAGGCCGCCCGCGCCGCGATCGTCGACCTCGCAGGGATCTTCGGGGAGGGGGGCTTCTACCTCGAGATCCACAACCACGGGCTGCCGGAGGAGCAGCTCGTCAGGGAGGGGTACGCGCGGCTGGGTCGGGAGCTCGGTGTGCCGCTCGTCGCGGCCAACGACTGCCACTACATCACGAGAGATGCCGCCGCCTCTCACGATGTCCTGCTCTGCATCCAGACGGGCAAGGAGATCGACGACGGGTCACGCATGCGGATGCCGAACGACGAGTTCTACATGAAGTCGCCGGACGAGATGAAGGCGCTCTTCGCCGAGTATCCGGAGGCCTGCGCGAACACGGTCGAGATCGCTGAGAAGTGCAATCTGTCGCTCGAGTTCGGCACGGTGCACATGCCGCGATTCCCGCTTCCCGAGGGACGCTCATCGGCCGGAGAGCATCTGGAGGCTCTCGCGCGGGAGGGCCTTGAGAGGCGCTACGACGAGCTGACGTCCGAGATCGAGGAGCGGTTTCAGAAGGAGCTCGGGCTCATCGACGAGATGGGGTTCTCGGGCTACTTCCTCATCGTGCACGACTTCATCAACGAGGCCAGACGTCGCGGCATTCCGGTCGGACCCGGCCGGGGGTCGGCGGCCGCGAGCATTGTGAGCTACGCCCTCGGGATCACGCAGCTCGACCCCCTTCACTACGGCCTCGTCTTCGAGCGGTTCCTGAACCCCGCCCGGCGCAGCATGCCCGACTTCGACATCGACTTCTGCTACGAGCGCCGCGACGAGATCATCGAGTATGTCACAGAGAAGTACGGTCGCGAGTCGGTCGCGCAGGTCATCACGTTCGGGACGATGCAGGCGCGCGCCGCGGTGCGCGACGTGGGCCGCGTGCTCAAGTTCCCGTACTCCGAGGTCGACCGCGTCGCGAAGCTGATCCCGCGAGAGCTCAGCATCACGCTCGACGAGGCGCTCGAAAAGGAGCCGGAGCTCAAGGCCCTCGTCGACGCGGACGAGCGGTACAGGCGCCTCATCGATTACGCGCGGGACCTCGAGGGACTGGCGCGCCACGCCTCGACGCACGCCGCCGGCGTCATCATCGCCCCGGGCCGGATCGAGGAATGGTCGCCCCTCTTCCGGTCGAGCCGTGACGAGATCACGACCCAGTACGCGATGAAGTCGCTGGCGAAGATCGGGCTCCTCAAGTTCGACTTCCTCGGACTCCGTACACTGACCGTAATCCACGACGCGCTCGAGATGATCCGCGAGAACCACGACGTCGAGCTCGAGCCGGGCGACATACCGCTCGACGACGCCGAGACCTACGACATGCTCTCGACGGGGCACACGGTCGGTGTCTTCCAGCTGGAGTCGTCCGGGATGCGGGACCTCGTCCGCAAGATGAGACCGGAGCGCATCGAGGACGTCATCGCCGTCAACGCCCTCTTCCGGCCCGGCCCGCTCCGCTCCGGAATGGTCGACGATTTCGTCAAGCGAAAGCACGGGCGGCAGAAGGTGACCTACATCCACCCGACCGTCGAGCCGGTCCTCAAGGAGACGCACGGCGTCATCGCCTACCAGGAGCAGGTCATGCAGCTGGCGAGCTCGGTCGCCGGGTTCTCAATGAGCCAGGCGGACGTGCTCCTGAACGCCATGCGGAAGAAGCTCGAGGACCAGATGGTCGTGCAGCGCGAGGACTTCATCCGCGGGGCCGTCGAGCGGGATGTCCCGAAGAAGAAGGCCGAGGCCATCTTCGAACAGATGGGGCATTTCGCCGGGTACGGCTTCAACAAGGCGCACAGCGCCTCGTACGCGGTCCTCGCCGTCCGGACGGGCTATCTCAAGACGCACTACCCGGCCGAGTTCATGGCCGCCACGCTCACGAGCGAGATGCACAATTCCGACCGCATCGTAGCGCTGATCAACGAGTGCCGGAGGATGGGGATCCGTGTGCTTCCTCCCAACGTGAACCGCGGCCGCGCCGGCTTCAGAGCCACTCCCTCCGGGGACATCGAGTACGGACTCGCCGCCGTCAAGAACGTCGGACGCTCGGCCGTCGAGTCGCTCGTGCGGGCGAGGGAGGACGACGGGCCGTTCACCGATCTCTTCGACCTGACCTCGCGCATCGATCTCAGGTTGATCAACAAGCGCGTGCTCGAGAGCCTGGCCGCGGCCGGCGCCCTGGACCAGCTCCACGGTCACCGGGCACAGCTCTTCACCGCGGCCGGAGCTGCGCACGACATCGGGCAGCGCGCCCAGCGGGAACGCGACTCGGGTCAGATGTCGCTCCTGGATTCGCTGGCCGGGGAGGAACAGGCCGCGAGACCGAGGAAGCTGCCCGAGGTCGATCCGTGGAGCGACATCGAGACGCTCGGGCGTGAGAAGTCCGTCCTCGGCCTCTACGTCTCCGGACATCCGCTCACCAGGTACGAGCGGGAGCTCACGAGCTTCGCGACCGCCACGATCGCCGATCTCGGCGAACTCGAGGACGGAGAGCCGGTCCGAATCGGCGGCATCGTCGAGGTCATCAAGACGACGACCGACCGGAAGGGCGAGCGCATGGCGTTCGTGACCGTCGAGGACTTCACAGGCCGCGTCGAGCTCCTCGTCTTCGCGGGCTGCTACGCGAAGAAGCAGCACGAGCTCGTGCGGGACGCGACCATCATCGTCGACGGCCGCATCTCGACGCGCGAGGAGGAGGAGCCCAAGATCATCGTGGAGAACATCGTGCCGCTCTCCAGGGCGTACCAGCAGTTCGTCGAGCGCGTCGTCATCTCGCTGTCGACGCCGGGGCTCGAGGAGGAGTCCCTTCTCGACCTGAGAGACCTGCTGGAGCGGCATCCCGGCAGGATCCCGGTGGAGCTCTCGGTGAAGACGGCGGCGGGTCAGGTCGTCACAGTTGAGACCGGGGGGCTCAGGGTCGAGCCGTCGCGGCGCCTGGCCGAAGTCCTCGGTGAGCACGTCGGTGAATCGAACGTCCGCTTCACCGGGTCCACGGCAGGCGCGAAGGTCCCGGAACCTGCTTTCTGA